From a single Micromonas commoda chromosome 5, complete sequence genomic region:
- a CDS encoding predicted protein, producing the protein MMNSPAVAPFEFMTASRVVFGCGTSKRVPSLVKDLVQLNQCADKPALVVTGKSDRFSAPLVEALKAEGIESVVYHCPGGEPTTATAEAAIALASSNDCGSVIAIGGGTPVDTGKCVAAVLTNGGETPDLYDFLEVVGRAKPLTTRCAPFIAVPTTAGPGAEVTKNSVLEAGDRKVSMRHQFMLPELVVIDPELTLSMPADVTAHTGLDALTQCVEPYVCNATNPLVDAISLAGITAGARSLRAACENPLDIVAREDMCLCSYYGGLSLANAKLGAVHGFSGTLGGLLHAPHGAICAALLPHCCTVNVAALKGWFGEKEPELAARYLARYETVARTVTGDPNATVEDGVAWIVNLVKDCGVPGLGEFGLKEDDFDEVVAKSKESSSMKGNPVPLSDEELKTMLRMAL; encoded by the coding sequence ATGATGAACTCGCCAgccgtcgcgccgttcgAGTTCAtgaccgcctcgcgcgtcgtgtTCGGCTGCGGCACGTCCAAGAGGGTCCCGTCCCTCGTCAAGGATCTGGTGCAGCTGAACCAGTGCGCGGACAagcccgcgctcgtcgtcaccggcaaGTCCGACCGCTTCTCCGCGCCCCTCGTGGAGGCGCTGAAGGCGGAGGGCATCGAGAGCGTGGTGTACCACTGCCCGGGCGGTGAGCCCacgaccgcgaccgccgaggccgcgatcgccctcgcctcctccaacGATTGCGGGTCCGTCatcgccatcggcggcggcacccccgtGGACACCGGCaagtgcgtcgcggcggtgctcacCAACGGAGGGGAAACGCCGGATCTGTACGATTTCCTCGAGGTGGTCGGCCGCGCTAAACCCTTGACCACGCGCTGCGCACCCTTCATCGCCGTCCCCACCACCGCGGGaccgggcgcggaggtgaccAAGAACAGCGTCCTAGAGGCGGGCGATCGAAAGGTGTCCATGAGGCACCAGTTCATGCTCCCGGAGCTCGTAGTCATCGACCCCGAGCTCACTTTGTCGATGCCCGCAGACGTCACCGCGCACACGGGCCTGGACGCGCTCACGCAGTGCGTCGAACCCTACGTCTGCAACGCCACCAACCCGCTCGTGGACGCCATCTCGCTCGCGGGaatcaccgcgggcgccaggtcccttcgcgccgcgtgcgaaAACCCGCTCGAcatcgtcgcgagggaggacaTGTGCCTGTGTTCGTACTACGGCGGCCTCTCTCTGGCGAACGCGAAACTCGGCGCCGTGCACGGTTTCAGCGGGACCCTCGGTGGGTTGTTGCACGCGCCGCACGGTGCCAtctgcgcggcgctcctGCCGCACTGCTGCACcgtcaacgtcgccgcgctgaaggGCTGGTTCGGGGAGAAGGAACCCGAACTGGCGGCGAGGTACCTGGCGCGGTACGAAACCGTCGCTCGCACGGTGACGGGGGATCCGAACGCCACCgtggaggacggcgtcgcgtggaTCGTGAACTTGGTGAAGGATTGCGGGGTGCCGGGCTTGGGGGAGTTTGGGCTGAAGGAGGACGATTTCGACGAGGTTGTGGCCAAGTCGAAGGAGAGCAGCTCGATGAAGGGGAACCCGGTGCCGCTAAGTGACGAAGAGCTCAAGACGATGCTCAGGATGGCGCTGTGA
- a CDS encoding predicted protein, with the protein MEGARHYAIALGAGAFKPRTVGDLVRAIADAAPRAARASTAGGGRDSSAGTSTRRDVPVAIACTARDGVDEVAVACAEFGVIRTLHADQDADERRGVLAACARSARRGAFDDDDDDDEGPVHDDDARCVCVVTTDACLPSAANGEASLGFPLLVNYDVPRTKEAYARRARVALGGGGRGGGGGVVVTLIVADDETSSLWEVCGDREVETMPVDVLEEVARGWFRRANGPDA; encoded by the coding sequence ATGGAGGGTGCGAGGCACTACGCGATCGCCCTGGGCGCCGGGGCTTTCAAGCCGCGGACGGTCGGCGACTTGGTGAGAGcgatcgcggacgccgcgcctcgcgccgcccgcgcgtcgaccgcgggcggcggtcgcgactCGTCCGccgggacgtcgacgcggcgcgacgtcccggtcgccatcgcgtgcaccgcgagggacggggtggacgaggtggcggtcgcgtgcgccgagtTTGGGGTGATTCGGACGCTCCACGCGGACcaggacgcggacgagcgccggggcgtgctggcggcgtgcgctcgttccgcgaggcggggcgcgttcgacgacgacgacgacgacgacgaagggccggtccacgacgacgacgcgagatgCGTTTGCGTCGTCACCACCGACGCGTGCctcccctccgcggcgaacggcgaggCGTCGCTCGGGTTCCCGTTGCTCGTCAACTACGACGTGCCGAGGACGAAGGAGGCGTACGCGCGCAGGGCCAGGGTGGCGCTGGGCGGGGGAggccggggcgggggcgggggcgtggtCGTCACGCTGATtgtcgcggacgacgagacctCGTCGCTGTGGGAGGTGTGCGGGGACCGCGAGGTGGAGACGATGCCGGTGGACGTgctggaggaggtggcgcgggGTTGGTTCCGACGCGCGAACGGCCCCGACGCGTGA
- a CDS encoding predicted protein has product MWIAYEVFDQFAINFYRLIPERAAATRVSGVTPIREAPARTPRLARHPPRAPRTFATARREMGKGAEMTPLADRADARPAARLGTRAPDPTAKSPPRRAENDLDETTASRIVVEAKGREMDAEMDAAWDITLTAGRTGGGLPETSDPSSRAALAERRLLETQQVLVQERAKREVAEAILAETAKALSAVRRAAADGGAASTSGVALRGGGEEAATILNEKLALLRADYDALRREFDAKDRDHARLAREVTRLEDGLDLTESGRPVRLDLVIKEMTDADQDELVMSSKLLLDRARELERSLAEFRDLDERRVRTIADVVSTLEQRQRELKDKLRDAGLLDDEYDDEKVLREGLSRHMSPEARAAMGHMLDVDVSYEGPATSPLGKNFYATRTVSWWDKWFGIHAD; this is encoded by the coding sequence ATGTGGATTGCATACGAAGTTTTTGATCAGTTTGCCATTAACTTTTACAGGTTAATCCCCGAACGCGCTGCCGCTACCCGCGTGTCGGGTGTAACACCAATTCGTgaagcgcccgcgcgaacgccccgtctcgcgcgccacccaccgcgcgcgcctcgcacgTTCGCGACCGCCCGCCGTGAGATGGGAAAGGGAGCCGAGATGACCCCGctcgccgaccgcgccgacgctcgccccgccgcgcgcctcgggacccgcgcgcctgACCCGACCGCGAagtcgcccccgcgtcgcgctgagaacgacctcgacgaaacaaccgcgtcgcgcatcgtcgtcgaggctAAAGGGAgggagatggacgcggagatggacgccgcgtgggATATCACGCTCACCGCCGGGcggaccggcggcgggctcccGGAAACCTCCGAtccctcgtcgcgagcggcgctcgccgaacGGAGGCTGCTGGAGACCCAGCAGGTGCTCGTgcaggagcgcgccaagcgggaggtggcggaggcgatcctggcggagacggccaaggcgctgagcgcggtgcggcgcgccgcggcggacggcggagcggcgtcgacatccggcgtcgcgctgcgcggcggcggcgaggaagcggCGACGATCCTCAACGAGAAGCTCGCCCTGCTCCGCGCCGACTACGACGCCCTGAGGCGCGAGTTTGACGCCAAAGATCGCGACcacgcgaggctcgcgcgcgaggtgacGCGTTTGGAGGACGGCTTGGACCTCACCGAGTCGGGGCGGCCGGTACGACTCGACCTCGTGATAAAGGAGATGACGGACGCGGATCAGGACGAGCTCGTGATGTCCTCCAAGCTCCTGTTGGACAGGGCgagggagctcgagcggTCGCTCGCCGAGTTTCGCGATCTCGACGAGCGGAGGGTGCGGACCATAGCCGACGTGGTCTCGACGCTGGAGCAGCGGCAGCGGGAGCTCAAGGACAAGTTACGAGACGCGGGgctcctggacgacgagtacgacgacgagaaggtgTTGCGGGAGGGTTTGAGCAGACACATGTCCCCGGAGGCGAGAGCGGCGATGGGACACAtgctcgacgtggacgtaTCGTACGAGggcccggcgacgtcgccgctgggGAAGAACTTCTACGCCACCAGGACGGTGTCGTGGTGGGACAAGTGGTTCGGGATCCACGCCGACTGA
- a CDS encoding predicted protein, which translates to MYEHTPLIRSRPQFIGNNDERWLKVCACIATVVLGTVILAASKTDGPGSAVVGGVPGLGSARGWAARGEDDAVGRVASRIAAELTDAYRRGELGTPQYDPSSLFSRAPGRRAPVDEVDGSGAPLTLPWQPVSLGGPAAASRDVRWSAGASGPVIDDIASRKALGVVAGHGLHCDLRSTPWLLSDLHPDVPAAVFGSRGGGVVDDGLHSSPDRWMETAMGEDAATSRDAESRLGGEDPLADALSDRLGFQAQGGDFANVGYHAGFDAVIAVGESMSTAAALWGALEQAERDLGLLVPTADANNPNNPGTNAKPRIKGLVLTLVPSMGTEREEYWNEMMRVLRASYGSVDNATTTLSKDCSIGYGCIPFAKFVAAKHSNLPTPTRLARIAQAGIPAVVFGNRADEPAHPVENGRVVAQALGATFHEASTHEEALAEWPRVIADFVNGIARDEGIVLASGAPDSTTDASGAIVAGMVAPRDWLRASRQLCSGDPTTTPELVHACESYRSGESAVPPGVEAAVEAEEASLGKDKYAATTPFYRRTGLDVSDCVTSGVVTLAEVSDLTSGSPDQWAATSEAIEDVERVVDLQAERTW; encoded by the coding sequence AACAACGATGAGAGGTGGTTGAAGGTCTGCGCGTGCATCGCCACCGTGGTCCTCGGCACGGTGATCCTGGCGGCGAGCAAGACCGACGGGCCGGGATCCGCGGTGGTTGGGGGCGTGCCGGGGCtcgggagcgcgcggggctgggcggcgcgcggcgaggacgacgccgtcggacgggtcgcgtcgcgaatcgccgcggagctcacgGACGCCTATCGACGGGGCGAGCTGGGGACGCCGCAGTACGATCCGAGCTCGCTgttctcgcgcgcgcccgggcggcgcgcgccggtggacgaggtggacgggtccggcgcgcccctcaCGCTGCCGTGGCAGCCGGTGTCGTTGGGcgggcccgccgcggcgtcgcgcgacgttcgatggagcgcgggcgcctcgggtCCCGTCATCGATGACATCGCCTCGCGcaaggcgctcggcgtcgtcgccgggcacGGCCTGCACTGCGACCTCCGCAGCACCCCATGGCTCCTCAGCGACCTCCACCCcgacgtgcccgcggcggttttcggcagccgcggcggcggcgtcgtcgacgacggcttgCACTCGTCCCCTGATCGGTGGATGGAGACCGcgatgggcgaggacgcggctaCCTCGAGGGACGCCGAGTCGAGgctgggcggcgaggacccgctcgcggacgccctcaGCGACAGGCTCGGGTTCCAGGCGCAGGGTGGCGACTTCGCCAACGTCGGGTACCACGCCGGGTTCGACGCCGTGATCGCCGTGGGCGAGTCCatgtccacggcggcggcgctctggggcgcgctggagcaggcggagcgggacctcgggctcctcgttccgacggcggacgcgaacaACCCGAATAACCCGGGCACGAACGCGAAGCCGCGGATCAAGGGGCTCGTGCTGACGCTCGTGCCGAGCATGGGgacggagcgcgaggagtaCTGGAACGAGATGATGCGAGTGCTGCGGGCGTCGTACGGCTCCGTGGACAACGCCACGACCACGCTGAGCAAGGACTGCTCGATCGGGTACGGGTGCATCCCGTTCGCCaagttcgtcgccgccaagcaCAGCAAcctgccgacgccgacgcggctggcgcgcatcgcgcaAGCCGGCATCCCCGCCGTCGTGTTTGGCAACCGCGCGGATGAGCCGGCGCACCCGGTGGAGAACGGCCGCGTCGTGGCGCAGGCGCTGGGTGCGACGTTTCACGAGGCGAGCACccacgaggaggcgctcgcggagtgGCCGAGGGTCATCGCGGATTTCGTGAACGGCatcgcgcgggacgaggGCATCGTCTTGGCGTCCGGAGCGCCAGactcgacgacggacgcgagcggcgcgatcgtcgcggggATGGTGGCGCCGCGGGATTGGTTACGCGCGTCCAGACAGCTGTGCAGCGGGGATCCGACCACGACCCCGGAGCTCGTGCACGCGTGCGAGAGCTACCGGagcggcgagagcgcggtgccgccgggggttgaggcggcggtggaggcggaaGAGGCGTCGCTCGGGAAGGACAAGTACGCGGCGACTACTCCGTTTTATCGTAGAACCGGTCTGGACGTGAGCGACTGCGTGACGAGCGGGGTGgtgacgctcgcggaggttAGCGACCTGACGAGCGGGTCGCCGGATcagtgggcggcgacgagcgaggcgatcgaggacgtcgagagGGTGGTGGACCTCCAGGCGGAGAGGACGTGGTGA
- a CDS encoding predicted protein, which translates to MGGGDAPRGGTRGGKDQFNWDDVKGDKDREYYLGHSLKASVGRWQKGKDILWYTREKGDGGTGAAVSDAERARAEIAAIKAAEEQAMAEALGLKPRTEHHVTRATLEKHEMDELLRRGATKDERTDEVEAARVRGLGVQGVHGGAGREIMEGVGLSDDDDDDRGRAQAVGQKRSREDGEGGRVPLQMTAKELKKEKKRAKKEAKKAKKRLKKEAKRAKKDAKRRGRSSSSSSSSSSS; encoded by the coding sequence ATGGgagggggcgacgcgccacGCGGCGGCACGCGCGGAGGCAAGGATCAGTTCAATTGGGATGACGTCAAGGGCGACAAGGACCGGGAGTATTACCTCGGCCACTCGCTCAAGGCGTCCGTCGGTCGGTGGCAGAAGGGCAAGGACATCCTCTGGTACACGCGCGAGAAGGGGgacggcggcaccggcgccgccgtgtcggacgcggagcgcgcgcgcgcggagatcgccgcgatcaaggctgccgaggagCAGGCCATGGCGGAGGCCCTGGGTCTCAAGCCCAGGACCGAGCATCACGTCACCAGGGCGACGCTGGAGAAGCACGAGATGGACGAGCTCCTGCGCaggggcgcgacgaaggACGAGCGCAcggacgaggtggaggccgcgcgcgtgcggggaCTCGGCGTGCAGGGCGTGcacggaggcgcgggacggGAGATCATGGAGGGCGTCGGgctcagcgacgacgacgacgacgaccgcgggcgcgcgcaggcggtgGGGCAGAAGCGATCGAGGGAGGATGGCGAGGGCGGCCGCGTGCCCCTGCAGATGACCGCCAAGGAGctgaagaaggagaagaaacgggccaagaaggaggccaagaaggccaagaagcGCTTAAAGAAAGAGGCGAAGAGGGCGAAGAAGGACGCgaagcgccgcgggcggtcgtcgtcgtcgtcctcctcctcttcctcctcgtaG
- a CDS encoding methyltransferase (Putative methytransferase. Possible Sec Codon in frame with SECIS element detected in 3'UTR using SECISearch with O filter removed. Sequence _GUGAC_GA_GCGAC_ and score of 12.73), producing MAVKPSTDAADAGASQRASVAADYAKVANNAAGCCVSSAQNRGAVGYTPADLALVGDADLGVGCGTPVRLARLQTGENVLDLGCGAGIDCLLAADAVGPAGRVVGVDMTPEMLTRARAEALKSELAPPRLEFRLGEIENLPCENDWADAVISNCVVNLSPDKPRVLREALRVLKPGAGAPVAQDLIDMLVDAGFERVSVVEKEESKEFIKDWLPGSGAEDYVVSANVTAYKPAANVAGALADEDLYEDFEPKSSTALKAQLADAFASAAGVDARTAAPVGAALAALVAAVGGVVRALGAHHAEHTDAPGEVNCCADVDCSSEDLPTEVKKSC from the exons ATGGCGGTCAAGCCgtcgaccgacgccgccgacgccggcgcctcgcagcgcgcgtcggtggcggccgACTACGCCAAGGTGGCCAACAACGCCGCCGGGTGCTGCGTCTCCTCGGCCCagaaccgcggcgccgttgggtacacccccgcggatctggcgctcgtgggcgacgcggacctcggcgtcggctgcGGCACGCCCGTCCGTTTGGCGCGGCTCCAGACCGGGGAGAACGTGCTCGACCtcggctgcggcgcgggAATAGACTGCCTCCTCGCCGCAGACGCCGTGGGAcccgcggggcgcgtcgtgggcgtcgacATGACACCCGAGATGCTCACACGCGCCAGGGCGGAAGCCCTCAAGTCCGAGCTCGCACCGCCCCGCCTGGAGTTCAGGCTCGGGGAGATCGAGAACCTGCCGTGCGAAAACGACtgggcggacgcggtcaTCTCCAACTGCGTCGTCAACCTCTCGCCGGACAAACCCCGGGTCTTGCGCGAGGCTCTCAGGGTCCTCAAGCCCGGAG CCGGGGCTCCCGTGGCTCAGGACCTCATCGACATGCTCGTCGATGCGGGGTTCGAGCGCGTGAGCGTCGTCGAAAAGGAGGAGAGCAAGGAGTTCATCAAGGACTGGCTGCCGGgcagcggcgcggaggactACGTCGTGTCCGCCAACGTCACCGCGTAcaaacccgcggcgaacgtcgccggcgcgttggccgacgaggacctcTACGAAGATTTCGAGCCCAAATCGTCAACCGCGTTGAAGGCGCAGCTGGCAGacgccttcgcgagcgccgccggcgtcgacgcgcgaacggcggccccggtgggcgcggccttggcggcgctcgtcgcggcggtgggcggggtGGTGCGggccctcggcgcgcaccACGCGGAGCACACCGACGCCCCGGGCGAGGTCAACTGctgcgccgacgtcgactgCTCGTCGGAGGACCTTCCGACGGAGGTGAAGAAGAGCTGCTGA
- a CDS encoding glycosyltransferase family 58 protein (related to Dol-P-Man: a-mannosyltransferases): LLLGECVLCGLIVWKVPYTEIDWRAYMDEVGGYLGGERDYLKLKGDTGPLVYPAGFVYIYAWLKQLTGGDIFLGQCAFVGLYVIHLAIVLAVYAEARCVPPWVLAALCLSKRIHSIFVLRLFNDCFAMAFAYLAVFLFQRKRWVSGFVAFSLGTSVKMNVLLMAPPALVLLVGGERLSVACAAVAAAVLTQLAVGYEFLSAHPASYVRRAFEFSRVFIHHWSVNFKFVPNETFVSPAFAAALLACHLTLLLALAHRRWHRHGGGFFPAFIVDFFTRAGSDSRPATPAADYAPAHVARVLFEGNFVGIVFARSLHYQFYEWYYHTLPLLLWGGSCASLPGGSATRVATMVAVEVCWNVFPSTPTSSLALLAAHGFILGGIW, encoded by the coding sequence cttctcctcggcgagtgcgTCCTCTGCGGACTGATCGTGTGGAAGGTGCCGTACACCGAGATCGATTGGCGCGCCTACATGGACGAGGTGGGCGGATATctcggaggcgagcgcgactATCTCAAGCTCAAGGGCGACACCGGCCCTTTGGTGTACCCCGCGGGCTTCGTCTACATCTACGCTTGGCTGAAACagctcaccggcggcgacatcttCCTCGGCCAGTGCGCGTTCGTCGGCCTGTACGTGATTCACCTCGCCATCGTGCTCGCTGTCTACGCCGAGGCGCGATGCGTGCCGCCTtgggtgctcgcggcgctgtgccTGAGCAAGAGAATACACAGTATATTCGTCCTGCGTCTGTTCAACGACTGCTTCGCGATGGCGTTCGCGTACCTCGCCGTGTTCCTCTTCCAACGGAAGCGATGGGTGTCCGGGTTTGTCGCGTTCTCATTGGGAACGTCGGTGAAGATGAACGTGCTCTTGAtggcgccccccgcgctggTGCTCCTCGTGGGCGGCGAACGGCTCAGCGTCGCGTgtgccgcggtcgccgcggccgttcTCACGCAGCTGGCGGTCGGTTACGAGTTCCTATCCGCCCACCCGGCTTCCTACGTCCGGAGGGCTTTCGAGTTCTCGAGGGTGTTCATCCACCACTGGTCCGTCAACTTCAAGTTCGTTCCAAACGAAACCTTCGTCtcgccggcgttcgcggcggcgttgctGGCGTGTCACCTCACGCTGTTGCTGGCGTTGGCGCACAGGCGGTGGCAcaggcacggcggcgggttcttTCCCGCGTTCATAGTCGACTTTTTCACTCGCGCGGGGTCCGACTcacgccccgcgacgccagCCGCCGACTACGCCCCAGCACACGTGGCTCGAGTGCTGTTCGAGGGCAACTTCGTCGGGATCGTGTTCGCCCGGTCCTTGCACTATCAGTTCTACGAGTGGTACTACCACACGCTCCCGCTGTTGCTCTGGGGGGGTtcgtgcgcgtcgctgcCCGGGggatcggcgacgcgggtcgcGACGATGGTCGCGGTGGAAGTCTGCTGGAACGTGTTCCCGagcacgccgacgtcctcgctcgcgctgctcgcggcgcacggctTCATCTTGGGCGGGATTTGG
- a CDS encoding predicted protein — MAVVINAGRLDFDRKLDFTKLKDACGGELTMFDDDSPTPEAIAERASGHAVVVSKEVPVDVNLLPDTVKLICEAGTGYNNIDLAAARARGITVCNVPSYSTDAVAHLVITFVLNFSATVVPQHVALAKGDRSLFTSSLGTTPHFELTGKTIGLVGGTGAIGTKVAEIARVLGMNVLVWSRSAQTEPGKWEARESLKDLLAESDFVSVHCPLNEQTRGLIDRDAIASMKPTAYVINTARGAVINETDLVNALRAGTIAGAGLDVQEVEPPVEGSPLYDLENVMLTPHVGWKRLETRQRLMDLVADNVAAWKAGAAVNVVN, encoded by the coding sequence ATGGCGGTCGTCATCAACGCCGGCAGGCTCGACTTCGACCGGAAGCTGGACTTCACCAAGCTCAAggacgcgtgcggcggcgagctgacgatgttcgacgacgactcccCGACccccgaggcgatcgcggaacgcgcgtcggggcACGCGGTCGTGGTGTCCAAGGAGGTCCCTGTGGACGTCAACCTCCTCCCGGACACCGTGAAGCTCATCTGCGAGGCGGGCACGGGATACAACAacatcgacctcgccgccgcgagggcgagggggaTCACCGTGTGCAACGTTCCCAGTTActccaccgacgccgtcgcgcacctCGTCATCACCTTCGTGCTCAACTTcagcgccaccgtcgtcccgcagcacgtcgcgctcgccaagggcGACAGGTCGCTCTTCACCTCGTCGCTCGGCACGACCCCGCACTTCGAGCTCACCGGCAAGACCATCGGGCTGGtgggcggcaccggcgccatCGGCACGAAGGTTGCcgagatcgcgcgcgtcctcggcatGAACGTCCTCGTGTGGTCCAGGTCGGCGCAAACCGAGCCCGGTAAGTGGGAGGCTCGCGAGTCGCTGAAggacctcctcgcggagTCCGATTTCGTCTCCGTGCACTGCCCGCTGAACGAGCAGACGCGCGGGTTgatcgaccgcgacgccatcgcgtctATGAAACCCACCGCGTACGTCATCAAcaccgcgaggggcgccgtCATCAACGAGACGGACCTCGTGAATGCGCTCCGAGCGGGCACCATCGCGGGGGCCGGGTTGGACGTCCAGGAGGTCGAACCGCCGGTGGAGGGATCGCCGCTGTACGATTTGGAAAACGTGATGCTCACGCCGCACGTCGGGTGGAAGAGGTTGGAGACGCGTCAGCGGCTGAtggacctcgtcgccgacaacgtcgcggcgtggaAAGCCGGCGCGGCCGTCAACGTCGTCAACTGA